One Microbacterium keratanolyticum DNA window includes the following coding sequences:
- a CDS encoding sugar ABC transporter substrate-binding protein, with protein sequence MKVNKKGVLGISALIATSALILTGCAGGGGDAGSTAPADGGSLTVWVDADRATVLKDAAKAFQDETGVKVTLVQKDFGEIRDQFISQVPTGKGPDIAVGAHDWLGTLVTNGVVAPVELGDAAGDFQKVAIDAMSYEGKTYGVPYSIENIALMRNTALAPEAPATYDDMIAAGTAAGTEYKFLVGLDPEQGDPYHLYPFQTSFGAPVFGTNADGTYNAADLQIGNAGGDAFAGWLAAQGAAGILNTNISGDLARESFVAGKSPFFLTGPWNVPAAQDAGLDIAIDPIPSAGGQPAQPFVGVQGFFLSAKSKNVVAATNFLTNYIGSEDVQTALFEVGGRAPALTASFDAALASDEIVEGFGTVGADAVPMPNIPQMGSVWEFWGVTEVAIINAQGDPVTLWQKMTSDIAAAIK encoded by the coding sequence ATGAAGGTGAACAAGAAGGGCGTTCTCGGCATCAGCGCCCTGATCGCCACAAGCGCCCTGATCCTCACCGGCTGCGCCGGCGGTGGCGGCGACGCCGGTTCCACGGCCCCCGCCGACGGCGGATCGCTCACGGTCTGGGTCGACGCCGACCGCGCGACCGTGCTCAAGGACGCCGCGAAGGCGTTCCAGGATGAGACGGGAGTGAAGGTCACCCTCGTTCAGAAGGACTTCGGTGAGATCCGCGACCAGTTCATCTCGCAGGTCCCCACCGGCAAGGGCCCGGACATCGCGGTCGGAGCGCACGACTGGCTCGGCACGCTCGTGACCAACGGAGTGGTCGCCCCGGTCGAGCTCGGCGACGCAGCGGGTGACTTCCAGAAGGTCGCCATCGACGCGATGTCGTACGAGGGCAAGACCTACGGCGTGCCGTACTCGATCGAGAACATCGCGCTCATGCGGAACACCGCGCTGGCGCCGGAGGCACCCGCGACCTACGACGACATGATCGCTGCGGGCACGGCGGCAGGAACCGAGTACAAGTTCCTCGTCGGGCTCGACCCCGAGCAGGGCGACCCGTACCACCTGTACCCGTTCCAGACGTCGTTCGGAGCTCCGGTCTTCGGCACCAACGCCGACGGCACCTACAACGCCGCCGACCTGCAGATCGGCAATGCCGGTGGCGACGCATTCGCCGGATGGCTGGCCGCACAGGGCGCCGCGGGCATCCTGAACACGAACATCTCGGGTGACCTCGCTCGTGAGAGCTTCGTCGCGGGCAAGTCGCCCTTCTTCCTCACTGGCCCGTGGAACGTCCCGGCCGCACAGGACGCAGGGCTCGACATCGCGATCGACCCGATCCCCTCGGCTGGTGGTCAGCCTGCGCAGCCGTTCGTCGGCGTGCAGGGCTTCTTCCTCAGCGCGAAGAGCAAGAACGTCGTCGCGGCGACGAACTTCCTCACGAACTACATCGGTAGCGAAGACGTGCAGACCGCGCTCTTCGAGGTCGGCGGCCGTGCACCGGCACTGACCGCCTCGTTCGACGCAGCACTCGCATCCGATGAGATCGTCGAGGGCTTCGGCACCGTCGGCGCGGACGCCGTTCCGATGCCGAACATCCCGCAGATGGGATCCGTCTGGGAGTTCTGGGGCGTGACCGAGGTCGCGATCATCAACGCACAGGGTGACCCGGTCACGCTGTGGCAGAAGATGACCAGCGACATCGCGGCCGCGATCAAGTAA
- a CDS encoding PfkB family carbohydrate kinase encodes MPEPVPSRVVVIGDALIDEIRDAGGVRELVGGAALNVAVGLTRLGIPATLIAMVGADAAGDHIRTYLHDHGVQLLASEAPLGSSRAIVTRGADGEPSYRFNEAAQGRSIRYSDAEKEALAQADAVVVSCFPFDNGAEVDALLDAVGDRPLIVDPNPRTGMMRDRADLAEGFLRVAAGARAIKIGSDDAEILADGDLPALGERLRDNGAEIILMTAGAAGAALRAPGWEVSRPIATLPGAIVDTVGAGDATLAALVAGLVGGVPETEGAAGSLLERIMEVAAATCRGEGGLLRTPESLLASPMDRSAT; translated from the coding sequence ATGCCGGAGCCGGTGCCGTCGCGGGTGGTCGTGATCGGGGATGCCCTGATCGATGAGATTCGGGATGCCGGTGGCGTGCGTGAACTCGTCGGCGGTGCTGCGTTGAACGTGGCAGTCGGGCTCACACGGTTGGGGATTCCCGCAACCCTCATCGCGATGGTCGGAGCGGATGCGGCGGGTGACCACATCCGCACCTATCTGCACGATCACGGGGTGCAACTGCTGGCCAGTGAGGCTCCGCTCGGCTCGTCGCGGGCGATCGTCACACGTGGGGCGGACGGTGAGCCGAGCTACCGGTTCAATGAGGCTGCGCAAGGTCGCAGCATCCGCTATTCCGACGCAGAAAAGGAAGCGCTTGCACAGGCCGACGCCGTCGTTGTGAGCTGCTTTCCCTTCGACAACGGCGCAGAGGTCGACGCGCTTCTGGACGCAGTGGGAGATCGACCCCTGATCGTCGATCCGAATCCTCGAACCGGGATGATGCGCGATCGTGCGGATCTCGCCGAAGGTTTCCTGCGCGTGGCCGCGGGCGCGCGTGCGATCAAGATCGGGTCGGATGACGCGGAGATTCTCGCCGACGGCGACCTGCCGGCGCTGGGGGAGCGCCTGCGCGACAACGGCGCAGAGATCATCCTGATGACTGCGGGCGCGGCGGGTGCCGCGTTGCGGGCGCCGGGCTGGGAGGTCAGCCGACCCATCGCGACGCTGCCTGGGGCGATCGTCGACACGGTGGGTGCCGGTGATGCCACGCTGGCCGCGCTCGTTGCGGGGCTCGTGGGCGGAGTCCCCGAGACGGAGGGAGCGGCGGGGTCTCTCCTCGAGCGCATCATGGAGGTCGCCGCGGCGACGTGCCGCGGGGAAGGCGGGCTGCTGCGCACGCCGGAGTCACTGCTCGCGTCGCCGATGGATCGCAGCGCGACCTAG
- the rpoC gene encoding DNA-directed RNA polymerase subunit beta': MLDATTFDQLRIGLATADDIRRWSFGEVKKPETINYRTLKPEKDGLFGEQIFGPSRDWECACGKYKRVRFKGIVCERCGVEVTKSSVRRERMGHIELAAPVTHIWYFKGVPSRLGYLLDMAPKDLEKVIYFAAYMVISVDEDARHRDLATQENNIRLELKTLGDRRDSKIADRLNRLEEELAALEEEGAKADAKKKVKDAAEKEMSLIRKGADEAIAKLERVWEDFRTLEVGALRPEDDVFHELQDRFGQYFEAYMGAESIQRRLASFDLKAESESLHLQISEGKGQRKIRAIKRLKVVNSFLETGMSPASMVLDVVPVIPPELRPMVQLDGGRFATSDLNDLYRRVINRNNRLRRLIDLGAPEIIVNNEKRMLQEAVDALFDNGRRGRPVTGTGNRALKSLSDMLKGKQGRFRQNLLGKRVDYSGRSVIVVGPQLKLHQCGLPKQMALELFKPFVIKRLIDLGHSQNIKAAKRAVERTRAEVWDVLEEIIRERPVLLNRAPTLHRLGIQAFEPQLVEGKAIQLHPLVCAAFNADFDGDQMAVHLPLSVEAQAEARVLMLASNNILKPSDGRPVTLPSQDMIIGLHHLTTVKEGALGEGRAFGSVAEATLAKDEGTLDLQAKVRIRIPGLTFLEGEAPEGYERHGLVDASLGQALFNDTLPKGYPFVREQADKGKLSQIVNKLAEEYPKVETAATLDRIKDAGFYWATRSGVTVALSDILTPPNKAEIVAGYEKQAAKVQSQYEKGLTTDTERRQELIKIWTEATDEVQAAMKAHFPEDNTINRMVTSGARGNWLQIRNIAGMRGLVNNPKGEIIPRPIISSYREGLSVAEYFIATHGTRKGLADTALRTADSGYLTRRLVDVSQDVIIREDDCGTSKGLELPIAAPNSQGELVRDPNVENSVFARTLASDVVNEAGEVLASAGDDVGDVLIDKLVGLGVENIKVRSVLTCESAVGVCAQCYGRSLATGKTVDIGEAVGIIAAQSIGEPGTQLTMRTFHTGGSASADDITQGLPRVQELFEARTPKGASPIAEADGRITIDETDKAKKVILTPDNGDEPVVYPVLKRATLLVEDGQHVTVGQPLQVGTLDPKEVMRVMGAREVQRYLVNGVQGVYRSQGVPIHDKHIEVIVRQMLRKVTVVDHADTTLLPGEMIDARRYQDINRETVAAGKRPASGRPELMGITKASLATESWLSAASFQETTRVLTQAAMEGKSDPLIGLKENVIIGKLIPAGTGLRRYRDITVEATEEAKSERYPNRIFASDGAYADSDFGYVDFDAFSTDDITPGTYN, encoded by the coding sequence GTGCTCGACGCAACAACGTTCGATCAGCTTCGCATCGGTCTGGCCACCGCCGACGACATCCGTCGTTGGTCCTTCGGCGAGGTCAAGAAGCCTGAAACCATCAACTACCGCACGCTCAAGCCCGAGAAGGACGGTCTCTTCGGAGAGCAGATCTTCGGACCGAGCCGTGACTGGGAGTGCGCATGTGGCAAGTACAAGCGCGTCCGCTTCAAGGGCATCGTCTGTGAGCGATGCGGCGTGGAGGTCACCAAGAGCTCCGTCCGTCGTGAGCGCATGGGCCACATCGAGCTCGCCGCTCCCGTCACCCACATCTGGTACTTCAAGGGCGTCCCGTCGCGCCTGGGCTACCTGCTGGACATGGCGCCGAAGGACCTCGAGAAGGTCATCTACTTCGCTGCGTACATGGTCATCTCGGTCGACGAGGATGCGCGTCACCGCGACCTCGCGACCCAGGAGAACAACATCCGTCTTGAGCTCAAGACGCTGGGCGACCGCCGCGACTCGAAGATCGCTGACCGTCTGAACCGCCTCGAAGAGGAGCTTGCTGCTCTGGAGGAAGAGGGCGCAAAGGCTGACGCGAAGAAGAAGGTCAAGGACGCCGCCGAGAAGGAGATGTCGCTCATCCGCAAGGGTGCCGACGAGGCGATCGCCAAGCTCGAGCGCGTGTGGGAAGACTTCCGCACGCTCGAGGTGGGCGCGCTGCGCCCCGAGGATGACGTCTTCCACGAGCTGCAGGACCGCTTCGGTCAGTACTTCGAGGCCTACATGGGTGCCGAGTCGATCCAGCGCCGTCTGGCATCGTTCGACCTGAAGGCCGAGTCGGAGAGCCTGCACCTGCAGATCTCCGAGGGCAAGGGCCAGCGCAAGATCCGTGCGATCAAGCGCCTCAAGGTCGTGAACTCGTTCCTCGAGACCGGCATGAGCCCGGCGTCGATGGTCCTGGATGTCGTGCCGGTCATCCCGCCGGAGCTGCGCCCGATGGTTCAGCTCGACGGTGGCCGCTTCGCGACCTCCGACCTGAACGACCTGTACCGTCGCGTGATCAACCGCAACAACCGTCTGCGTCGTCTGATCGACCTCGGTGCCCCCGAGATCATCGTCAACAACGAGAAGCGGATGCTGCAGGAGGCCGTCGACGCACTGTTCGACAACGGCCGCCGTGGTCGCCCCGTCACCGGTACCGGCAACCGTGCTCTGAAGTCCCTCAGCGACATGCTGAAGGGTAAGCAGGGTCGTTTCCGTCAGAACCTGCTCGGCAAGCGCGTCGACTACTCGGGCCGTTCGGTCATCGTCGTCGGCCCGCAGCTGAAGCTGCACCAGTGTGGTCTGCCCAAGCAGATGGCGCTGGAGCTCTTCAAGCCGTTCGTCATCAAGCGCCTGATCGACCTCGGTCACTCGCAGAACATCAAGGCTGCGAAGCGCGCCGTCGAGCGCACCCGCGCCGAGGTGTGGGACGTTCTCGAAGAGATCATCCGCGAGCGCCCCGTGCTGCTCAACCGTGCACCTACGCTGCACCGTCTGGGCATCCAGGCGTTCGAGCCGCAGCTCGTCGAGGGCAAGGCGATCCAGCTGCACCCCCTCGTGTGTGCCGCGTTCAACGCCGACTTCGATGGTGACCAGATGGCTGTGCACCTGCCGCTGTCGGTCGAGGCGCAGGCTGAGGCCCGCGTGCTGATGCTCGCATCGAACAACATCCTGAAGCCGTCGGACGGCCGCCCGGTGACCCTGCCCTCGCAGGACATGATCATCGGTCTGCACCACCTGACCACGGTCAAGGAGGGCGCCCTCGGTGAGGGTCGCGCGTTCGGTTCGGTCGCCGAGGCGACGCTGGCCAAGGATGAGGGAACCCTCGACCTGCAGGCCAAGGTCCGCATCCGCATCCCGGGTCTGACGTTCCTCGAGGGCGAAGCTCCCGAGGGTTACGAGCGTCACGGTCTCGTCGACGCATCGCTCGGCCAGGCGCTGTTCAACGACACGCTCCCCAAGGGCTACCCGTTCGTTCGCGAGCAGGCCGACAAGGGCAAGCTGTCGCAGATCGTCAACAAGCTCGCCGAGGAGTACCCCAAGGTCGAGACGGCGGCGACGCTGGACCGCATCAAGGACGCCGGCTTCTACTGGGCCACCCGTTCGGGTGTCACCGTGGCGCTGAGCGACATCCTGACCCCGCCGAACAAGGCGGAGATCGTTGCGGGCTACGAGAAGCAGGCCGCCAAGGTCCAGTCGCAGTACGAGAAGGGTCTCACGACCGACACGGAGCGTCGTCAGGAACTCATCAAGATCTGGACTGAGGCAACCGACGAGGTCCAGGCCGCGATGAAGGCGCACTTCCCGGAGGACAACACCATCAACCGCATGGTGACCTCGGGTGCTCGTGGTAACTGGCTGCAGATCCGCAACATCGCGGGTATGCGAGGCCTGGTGAACAACCCCAAGGGTGAGATCATCCCGCGTCCGATCATCTCCTCGTACCGCGAGGGTCTGTCGGTCGCCGAGTACTTCATCGCGACGCACGGTACCCGTAAGGGTCTCGCTGACACCGCTCTGCGTACCGCCGACTCGGGTTACCTGACCCGTCGTCTGGTGGATGTCTCGCAGGACGTCATCATCCGCGAGGACGACTGTGGCACGTCGAAGGGCCTCGAGCTCCCGATCGCCGCTCCGAACTCGCAGGGCGAGCTCGTGCGCGACCCGAACGTCGAGAACTCGGTGTTCGCTCGTACGCTGGCATCCGATGTCGTCAACGAGGCAGGCGAGGTTCTCGCTTCCGCCGGTGACGATGTGGGTGACGTGCTCATCGACAAGCTGGTCGGCCTGGGTGTCGAGAACATCAAGGTCCGCTCGGTTCTCACGTGTGAGTCCGCCGTCGGTGTCTGCGCTCAGTGCTACGGCCGTTCGCTCGCCACGGGCAAGACGGTCGACATCGGTGAGGCCGTCGGCATCATCGCGGCACAGTCGATCGGTGAGCCCGGTACGCAGCTGACGATGCGTACGTTCCACACCGGTGGTTCCGCGTCGGCCGATGACATCACGCAGGGTCTTCCCCGTGTGCAGGAGCTCTTCGAGGCACGTACCCCCAAGGGTGCATCGCCGATCGCCGAGGCCGATGGCCGCATCACGATCGACGAGACCGACAAGGCCAAGAAGGTCATCCTGACGCCCGACAACGGCGACGAGCCCGTCGTCTACCCGGTGCTGAAGCGTGCCACGCTGCTCGTCGAAGACGGCCAGCATGTCACGGTCGGCCAGCCCCTGCAGGTCGGCACGCTCGACCCCAAGGAGGTCATGCGTGTCATGGGTGCCCGCGAGGTGCAGCGCTACCTCGTGAACGGCGTCCAGGGCGTGTACCGCTCGCAGGGTGTGCCGATTCACGACAAGCACATCGAGGTCATCGTCCGCCAGATGCTCCGCAAGGTCACCGTCGTCGACCACGCCGACACGACCCTGCTGCCGGGTGAGATGATCGACGCTCGTCGCTACCAGGACATCAACCGCGAGACGGTTGCTGCGGGCAAGCGCCCGGCATCGGGTCGTCCCGAGCTCATGGGTATCACCAAGGCGTCGCTGGCGACCGAGTCGTGGCTGTCGGCCGCCTCCTTCCAGGAGACGACCCGCGTGCTCACGCAGGCCGCCATGGAGGGCAAGAGCGACCCGCTGATCGGTCTCAAGGAGAACGTCATCATCGGTAAGCTCATCCCCGCCGGCACCGGTCTGCGTCGCTACCGCGACATCACGGTCGAGGCCACGGAAGAGGCTAAGAGCGAGCGTTACCCGAACCGGATCTTCGCATCCGACGGTGCATACGCCGACAGTGACTTCGGTTACGTCGACTTCGACGCGTTCTCGACCGACGACATCACGCCCGGCACTTACAACTGA
- the rpoB gene encoding DNA-directed RNA polymerase subunit beta: MAAARNASTPTTNKNGRGASRLSFAKISDTLTVPDLLALQTESFDWLVGNEAWKARVAEAKKAGRKDVATVSGLEEIFEEISPIEDLGETMQLSFTNPYLEPEKYSIDECKERGKTYAAPLYVEAEFMNHLTGEIKTQTVFMGDFPLQTAKGTFIINGTERVVVSQLVRSPGVYFDKTPDKTSDKDIVSARVIPSRGAWLEFEIDKRDQVGVRIDRKRKQSVTVFLKALGLTSEQILAEFAGFPSIEETLAKDTIVTKEDALRDIYRKLRPGEQVAAEAARALLDNFYFNPKRYDLAKVGRYKINQKLGLDAALTESVLTVDDIVATIKYLVRLHANVETFTGIRAGKKAEIRLATDDIDNFGNRRIRAVGELIQNQVRTGLSRMERVVRERMTTQDIEAITPQTLINVRPVVAAIKEFFGTSQLSQFMDQNNPLAGLTHKRRLSALGPGGLSRDRAGVEVRDVHPSHYGRMCPIETPEGPNIGLIGSLATFARINSFGFIETPYRKVVDGVVTDQIDYLTASEEDDFIVAQANAPLLADGKFREDRVLARQKGGEVDLFEPTEIGYMDVSPRQMVSVATSLVPFLEHDDAQRALMGANMQRQAVPLLRSESPLVGTGMEGYAAIDAGDVITAEKAGVVSEVSADRVVVMLDEGGTQEYYLRKFDRSNHGTSYNQRVVVTAGERVEVNEVIADGPATENGELALGKNLLVAFMTWEGHNFEDAIILSQDLVKDDTLSSIHIEEYEVDARDTKLGKEEITRDLPNVSPELLKDLDERGIIRIGAEVRPGDILVGKVTPKGETELSAEERLLRAIFNEKSREVRDTSLKVPHGEQGTVIAVKEFNAEDGDDELGSGVNRRVVVFIAQKRKITEGDKLAGRHGNKGVIAKILPIEDMPFLEDGTPVDILLNPLGIPGRMNFGQVLETHLGWIAKQGWKIEGTPEWAAQLPQEAFDVAPGTKVATPVFDGASEAEISGLLDSTLPTRDGVRLIDSSGKTTLFDGRSGEPYPAPVSVGYMYILKLHHLVDDKIHARSTGPYSMITQQPLGGKAQFGGQRFGEMEVWALEAYGAAYALQELLTIKSDDILGRVKVYEAIVKGENIQEPGIPESFKVLMKEMQSLCLNVEVLSADGTAVNLRDTDDEAFRAAEELGINISSRFESASIDEI; encoded by the coding sequence TTGGCTGCTGCTCGCAACGCATCCACTCCCACCACCAACAAGAACGGACGCGGCGCATCCCGCCTCTCGTTCGCCAAGATCTCCGACACGCTGACGGTCCCCGACCTGCTTGCACTGCAGACAGAGTCGTTCGACTGGCTCGTCGGCAACGAGGCCTGGAAGGCGCGCGTCGCCGAGGCCAAGAAGGCCGGCCGCAAGGACGTCGCGACGGTCAGCGGTCTGGAAGAGATCTTCGAAGAGATCTCCCCGATCGAAGACCTGGGCGAGACCATGCAGCTCTCGTTCACGAACCCCTACCTCGAGCCCGAGAAGTACTCGATCGACGAGTGCAAGGAGCGCGGCAAGACGTACGCGGCCCCGCTCTACGTCGAGGCCGAGTTCATGAACCACCTCACGGGTGAGATCAAGACGCAGACCGTCTTCATGGGCGACTTCCCGCTGCAGACCGCAAAGGGCACGTTCATCATCAACGGCACCGAGCGTGTCGTCGTCTCGCAGCTCGTGCGCTCGCCGGGTGTCTACTTCGACAAGACGCCCGACAAGACCAGTGACAAGGACATCGTCTCGGCACGCGTCATCCCCAGCCGCGGTGCATGGCTCGAGTTCGAGATCGACAAGCGCGACCAGGTCGGCGTGCGCATCGACCGCAAGCGCAAGCAGTCCGTCACCGTCTTCCTCAAGGCCCTCGGCCTCACGAGCGAGCAGATCCTCGCCGAGTTCGCCGGCTTCCCCTCCATCGAGGAGACCCTGGCCAAGGACACCATCGTCACGAAGGAAGATGCGCTCCGCGACATCTACCGCAAGCTCCGTCCGGGCGAGCAGGTCGCTGCCGAGGCCGCACGTGCGCTCCTCGACAACTTCTACTTCAACCCGAAGCGCTACGACCTCGCCAAGGTCGGTCGTTACAAGATCAACCAGAAGCTCGGTCTCGACGCCGCTCTCACCGAGTCGGTGCTCACGGTCGACGACATCGTCGCCACGATCAAGTACCTGGTGCGTCTGCACGCCAACGTCGAGACCTTCACGGGCATCCGTGCGGGCAAGAAGGCCGAGATCCGTCTCGCGACCGACGACATCGACAACTTCGGCAACCGTCGTATCCGCGCCGTCGGCGAGCTCATCCAGAACCAGGTCCGCACGGGTCTCTCGCGCATGGAGCGCGTCGTCCGCGAGCGCATGACCACGCAGGACATCGAGGCGATCACGCCGCAGACCCTGATCAACGTGCGCCCTGTCGTCGCCGCGATCAAGGAGTTCTTCGGAACCTCGCAGCTGTCGCAGTTCATGGACCAGAACAACCCGCTCGCGGGTCTGACGCACAAGCGTCGTCTGTCGGCCCTCGGCCCGGGTGGTCTGTCGCGTGACCGCGCAGGTGTCGAGGTTCGTGACGTTCACCCGTCGCACTACGGCCGCATGTGCCCGATCGAGACTCCTGAAGGCCCGAACATCGGTCTGATCGGCTCGCTCGCGACCTTCGCCCGCATCAACTCCTTCGGTTTCATCGAGACGCCGTACCGCAAGGTCGTCGACGGTGTCGTGACCGACCAGATCGACTACCTCACCGCGAGCGAAGAGGACGACTTCATCGTCGCCCAGGCCAACGCTCCGCTGCTGGCTGACGGCAAGTTCCGCGAAGACCGCGTTCTCGCCCGTCAGAAGGGTGGCGAGGTCGACCTGTTCGAGCCCACCGAGATCGGCTACATGGACGTCTCGCCGCGCCAGATGGTGTCGGTCGCGACCTCGCTCGTGCCGTTCCTCGAGCACGATGACGCACAGCGCGCGCTCATGGGCGCTAACATGCAGCGTCAGGCTGTTCCGCTGCTCCGTTCCGAGTCGCCGCTCGTCGGCACCGGTATGGAGGGCTACGCCGCCATCGACGCCGGTGACGTGATCACCGCAGAGAAGGCCGGTGTGGTCAGCGAGGTCTCCGCAGACCGCGTCGTTGTCATGCTCGACGAGGGTGGAACGCAGGAGTACTACCTGCGCAAGTTCGACCGCTCGAACCACGGCACCTCCTACAACCAGCGCGTCGTCGTGACCGCCGGTGAGCGCGTCGAGGTCAACGAGGTCATCGCCGATGGCCCCGCGACCGAGAACGGCGAGCTCGCACTCGGAAAGAACCTCCTCGTCGCGTTCATGACGTGGGAAGGCCACAACTTCGAGGACGCGATCATCCTCAGCCAGGACCTCGTGAAGGACGACACCCTTTCGTCGATCCACATCGAGGAGTACGAGGTCGACGCGCGCGACACCAAGCTCGGCAAGGAGGAGATCACCCGTGACCTCCCCAACGTCAGCCCGGAGCTGCTGAAGGACCTCGACGAGCGCGGCATCATCCGCATCGGTGCTGAGGTTCGCCCCGGCGACATCCTCGTCGGCAAGGTCACGCCGAAGGGCGAGACCGAGCTCTCGGCCGAGGAGCGCCTGCTCCGCGCCATCTTCAACGAGAAGAGCCGCGAGGTGCGCGACACCTCGCTGAAGGTTCCTCACGGTGAGCAGGGCACGGTCATCGCGGTCAAGGAGTTCAACGCCGAGGACGGCGACGACGAGCTCGGCTCGGGCGTCAACCGCCGCGTCGTGGTCTTCATCGCCCAGAAGCGCAAGATCACCGAGGGTGACAAGCTCGCCGGCCGTCACGGCAACAAGGGTGTCATCGCGAAGATCCTCCCGATCGAGGACATGCCCTTCCTCGAGGACGGCACGCCGGTCGACATCCTGCTCAACCCGCTCGGCATCCCGGGTCGAATGAACTTCGGCCAGGTGCTGGAGACCCACCTCGGGTGGATCGCCAAGCAGGGCTGGAAGATCGAGGGCACTCCGGAGTGGGCAGCGCAGCTGCCGCAGGAGGCTTTCGACGTCGCTCCCGGCACGAAGGTTGCGACGCCTGTGTTCGATGGCGCGTCCGAGGCGGAGATCTCCGGTCTTCTCGACTCGACGCTGCCGACGCGTGACGGCGTTCGCCTGATCGACTCGTCCGGCAAGACGACCCTCTTCGACGGTCGTTCGGGCGAGCCGTACCCGGCACCCGTCTCGGTGGGCTACATGTACATCCTGAAGCTCCACCACCTGGTCGACGACAAGATCCACGCACGTTCGACGGGCCCCTACTCGATGATCACCCAGCAGCCGCTCGGTGGTAAGGCGCAGTTCGGTGGCCAGCGCTTCGGTGAGATGGAAGTGTGGGCCCTCGAGGCCTACGGTGCCGCGTACGCGCTGCAGGAGCTCCTCACGATCAAGTCCGACGACATCCTCGGCCGCGTCAAGGTCTACGAGGCGATCGTCAAGGGCGAGAACATCCAGGAGCCCGGCATCCCCGAGTCGTTCAAGGTGCTCATGAAGGAAATGCAGTCGCTCTGCCTGAACGTCGAGGTCCTCTCGGCAGACGGCACGGCGGTCAACCTCCGTGACACCGACGACGAGGCCTTCCGGGCTGCAGAAGAGCTGGGCATCAACATCTCCAGCCGCTTCGAGTCCGCCTCGATCGACGAGATCTAA